A region of Vitis riparia cultivar Riparia Gloire de Montpellier isolate 1030 chromosome 1, EGFV_Vit.rip_1.0, whole genome shotgun sequence DNA encodes the following proteins:
- the LOC117916479 gene encoding axial regulator YABBY 4: MSTLNHLFDLQEQICYVQCGFCTTILLVSVPYSSLSMVVTVRCGHCASLLSVNMMKASFVPLHLLASLSQDEPKEGCPNEEGAQKASDKRSPSMVASSDNEEDDIVPVHHVVNKPPEKRQRAPSAYNRFIKEEIRRLKAENPKMTHKEAFSTAAKNWAHFPAIQLKGAGESCSQERSM, translated from the exons ATGTCAACACTGAACCATCTCTTTGATCTTCAAGAACAGATTTGCTATGTACAATGCGGTTTCTGCACCACCATCTTGCTG GTCAGTGTCCCATATAGCAGCTTGTCAATGGTGGTTACAGTCCGATGTGGACATTGCGCAAGCCTCCTCTCTGTAAACATGATGAAAGCCTCATTTGTTCCTCTACATCTCTTAGCTTCTCTTAGCCAGGATGAG CCAAAAGAAGGTTGTCCTAATGAAGAGGGGGCTCAAAAAGCCTCAGACAAGCGAAGTCCATCCATGGTGGCCTCTTCTGACAATGAAGAAGATGATATAGTTCCTGTCCACCATGTCGTTAATAAAC CTCCAGAGAAGAGACAGCGAGCTCCATCAGCTTATAACCGCTTCATCAA AGAAGAGATCAGAAGGCTTAAGGCTGAAAACCCCAAGATGACTCACAAGGAAGCCTTCAGTACAGCTGCAAAAAAT TGGGCCCACTTCCCAGCAATTCAATTGAAAGGAGCTGGAGAGAGCTGTAGCCAGGAAAG GTCCATGTAG
- the LOC117916562 gene encoding uncharacterized protein LOC117916562 isoform X3 produces the protein MHSISMHNHHQLPCLHCHPHSYIRTVQHLIERCLLLRMSRDQCIKALAEHARIWPLVTLTGRQYYKAPRFARRKQYWK, from the exons ATGCATAGCATTAGCATGCATAACCATCACCAGCTTCCTTGTTTGCATTGCCACCCTCATAGCTATATCAGAACT GTTCAGCATCTGATAGAGAGGTGCTTGCTCCTTCGCATGAGCAGAGACCAATGCATAAAGGCACTAGCTGAGCATGCCAGAATATGGCCCCTTGTCACACTTACTG GGAGACAATATTACAAGGCACCGAGGTTTGCAAGAAGGAAACAGTATTGGAAGTAA
- the LOC117916562 gene encoding uncharacterized protein LOC117916562 isoform X1, which produces MHSISMHNHHQLPCLHCHPHSYIRTVQHLIERCLLLRMSRDQCIKALAEHARIWPLVTLTVWRELLKENREFFQAYFHAISPRPCMRRQYYKAPRFARRKQYWK; this is translated from the exons ATGCATAGCATTAGCATGCATAACCATCACCAGCTTCCTTGTTTGCATTGCCACCCTCATAGCTATATCAGAACT GTTCAGCATCTGATAGAGAGGTGCTTGCTCCTTCGCATGAGCAGAGACCAATGCATAAAGGCACTAGCTGAGCATGCCAGAATATGGCCCCTTGTCACACTTACTG TGTGGAGAGAGCTACTAAAAGAGAATCGGGAATTCTTTCAAGCCTATTTCCATGCTATATCTCCCAGGCCTTGCATGA GGAGACAATATTACAAGGCACCGAGGTTTGCAAGAAGGAAACAGTATTGGAAGTAA
- the LOC117916562 gene encoding uncharacterized protein LOC117916562 isoform X2 — MHSISMHNHHQLPCLHCHPHSYIRTVQHLIERCLLLRMSRDQCIKALAEHARIWPLVTLTVWRELLKENREFFQAYFHAISPRPCMSKP; from the exons ATGCATAGCATTAGCATGCATAACCATCACCAGCTTCCTTGTTTGCATTGCCACCCTCATAGCTATATCAGAACT GTTCAGCATCTGATAGAGAGGTGCTTGCTCCTTCGCATGAGCAGAGACCAATGCATAAAGGCACTAGCTGAGCATGCCAGAATATGGCCCCTTGTCACACTTACTG TGTGGAGAGAGCTACTAAAAGAGAATCGGGAATTCTTTCAAGCCTATTTCCATGCTATATCTCCCAGGCCTTGCATGAGTAAGCCCTAA
- the LOC117916758 gene encoding DNA-directed RNA polymerases I, II, and III subunit RPABC5 — translation MIIPVRCFTCGKVIGNKWDTYLDLLQADYTEGDALDALGLVRYCCRRMLMTHVDLIEKLLNYNTLEKSETS, via the exons ATGATCATTCCAGTTCGTTGTTTTACCTGCGGGAAG GTGATTGGGAATAAATGGGATACCTATCTGGATCTTCTCCAGGCCGACTACACCGAGGG AGATGCTCTTGATGCACTGGGGTTGGTTCGATATTGCTGTAGACGAATGCTCATGACTCATGTTGATCTCATTGAGAAGCTTCTGAACTACAATA CACTGGAGAAATCAGAGACCAGTTGA
- the LOC117917087 gene encoding E3 ubiquitin-protein ligase BOI-like, which yields MLGGSNSNHMLPVFLGESGFQCHTNASNQLQLFGNLPAGCGVDPVNYFGNELNTSMLQPNKRGREAEDFTRRQKLHISLNEAEEISRRQKHQISLKYNISQDEADRSASFLIQNPVSTGLKLSYDDDEHNSSVTSSGSMTAAPSVILSLGDSIRAELDRQKEEFDQYIKIQEEHLVKGVRNMRQRHMTSFLAPIEKVVRKKLREKDLELENMNRKNRELVEKIKQAAVEAQNWHYKAKYNESVVNLLKNNLQHAISQGADQGKEGFGDSEVDDAASYIDPHNMAIPGGPGRANSQNKEGLKDQMICRACKSKEVSILLIPCRHLCICKECEGLISVCPVCQSMKTTGVQVYLS from the exons ATGTTGGGAGGCAGCAATAGCAATCATATGCTTCCTGTTTTCCTGGGCGAGAGTGGTTTCCAGTGTCACACAAATGCATCAAATCAGTTGCAGTTATTTGGGAATT TACCAGCTGGGTGTGGTGTTGATCCTGTAAATTACTTTGGAAATGAGCTTAACACTTCCATGCTTCAGCCCAACAAACGAGGTAGGGAAGCAGAAGATTTCACAAGGCGGCAAAAACTTCATATTTCTTTGAATGAAGCAGAAGAAATCTCGAGGCGGCAAAAGCATCAAATTTCCTTGAAGTATAACATTTCTCAAGATGAAGCTGACCGATCTGCAAGTTTTCTCATCCAGAATCCTGTGTCAACTGGGCTAAAGCTAtcatatgatgatgatgagcaCAATTCCTCTGTTACATCAAGTGGAAGCATGACAGCGGCACCATCAGTCATCCTGTCACTTGGTGACAGTATTAGGGCTGAGCTCGACAGACAGAAAGAAGAATTTGATCAGTACATCAAAATTCAG GAAGAACACTTGGTGAAGGGGGTAAGGAACATGAGGCAGAGACACATGACTTCCTTCCTGGCTCCCATAGAGAAAGTTGTCAGAAAGAAGTTACGTGAGAAAGATCTTGAGTTAGAAAACATGAACCGCAAGAATCGGGAACTGGTTGAGAAAATAAAGCAGGCAGCGGTTGAAGCCCAGAATTGGCACTACAAAGCAAAGTACAATGAGTCTGTGGTTAATCTCTTGAAGAACAACCTCCAGCATGCAATTTCACAGGGGGCTGACCAAGGGAAGGAAGGATTTGGAGACAGTGAAGTTGATGATGCTGCTTCTTATATTGACCCACACAATATGGCCATACCAGGTGGCCCTGGGAGGGCAAATTCCCAGAATAAAGAAGGCTTGAAGGACCAAATGATTTGCCGAGCATGCAAGAGTAAGGAAGTTTCCATCTTGTTGATTCCTTGTAGGCACCTGTGTATATGTAAGGAATGCGAGGGGTTAATTAGTGTTTGTCCCGTCTGCCAGTCTATGAAAACTACCGGCGTGCAGGTGTACTTGTCCTAA
- the LOC117917102 gene encoding RNA-binding protein 48 — protein sequence MTQNRDEPPAVRVYTICDESRYLIVRNVPALGCGDDLLNLFASYGDIEECKPMDAEDCEPFTDVYWIKFRLVSNARFAKRKLDEFVFLGNRLKVEYAPHFESLSDTKEKLEGRRKEVLSRLNPGRSKMPTVHNPDALDEPLLVKNPSQTNCISKQMSFNQRISGESDHVSCIKDSSITTVSSNQDYFGSPSMNQTVRLVREKLDKIQSSSQHLEAEPAFKKTRVDNRRRI from the exons ATGACGCAAAATAGGGACGAACCTCCTGCGGTTCGAGTATATACCATCTGCGACGAATCAAG ATATCTGATCGTGAGGAACGTTCCAGCGTTGGGATGTGGCGACGATTTGTTGAATTTATTCGCCTCATATGGAGACATTGAAGA GTGCAAACCAATGGATGCAGAAGACTGTGAGCCTTTCACTGATGTTTATTGGATCAAATTTCGTCTGGTCAGTAATGCCAG ATTTGCAAAAAGGAAATTGGACGAATTTGTTTTTCTCGGGAATCGACTGAAGGTTGAATATGCTCCTCATTTTGAGAGCCTTTCTGACACAAAGGAGAAGTTAGAAGGGAGGAGAAAGGAAGTTTTATCACGACTGAACC CTGGAAGATCCAAAATGCCAACAGTTCATAATCCAGATGCTTTGGATGAGCCTTTATTGGTTAAAAATCCCTCACAGACCAATTGCATTTCAAAGCAGATGAGCTTTAACCAGAg GATATCTGGAGAATCAGATCATGTTTCTTGCATTAAAGATTCTTCAATCACAACAGTTTCCTCTAACCAG GATTATTTCGGGTCCCCATCAATGAATCAGACAGTTCGGTTGGTAAGGGAGAAGCTTGATAAG ATACAATCAAGCAGCCAGCACTTAGAAGCTGAGCCTGCATTCAAGAAAACTCGAGTGGACAACAGAAGAAGAATCTAA
- the LOC117916417 gene encoding pyrrolidone-carboxylate peptidase: MGSEGPKPVVIHVTGFKKFQGVAENPTETIVSNLRDFIQKRGLPNGVTLGSCIVLETAGDGALPMLYKIMESGISGADALSNEQVVWLHLGVNGGAHKFAIERQAVNEASFRCPDELGWQPQQLPIVLEDGGTTQTRQTSCSVEAILKFLKKKGYDVTTSDDAGRFVCNYVYYHSLRFAEQKGHKSLFVHVPLFSKIDKETQMQFAASLLEAIAATC; encoded by the exons ATGGGGTCTGAAGGGCCAAAACCTGTTGTCATTCATGTAACTGGATTCAAGAAATTTCAAGGGGTTGCTGAGAATCCAACAGAGACTATAGTTAGCAATCTGAGGGATTTCATTCAAAAGAGGGGATTGCCCAATGGAGTCACCCTTGGGAGCTGCATTGTTCTTGAAACCGCAGGAGATGGTGCACTGCCCATGCTTTACAAGATCATGGAATCAGGCATCTCAGGAGCTGATGCTTTGAGCAATGAACAAGTTGTATGG CTTCACTTGGGGGTGAATGGTGGGGCACACAAATTTGCTATCGAGCGACAGGCAGTGAATGAGGCCTCTTTCCGTTGTCCAGATGAGCTTGGATGGCAACCTCAG CAACTCCCAATAGTCCTCGAGGATGGAGGAACTACCCAGACAAGACAG ACTTCTTGCTCTGTTGAAGCAATCCTGAAGTTCTTGAAGAAGAAGGGCTATGATGTGACAACATCTGATGATGCTGGCCGTTTTGTGTGCAATTATGTCTATTATCACTCTCTCCGGTTTGCAGAACAGAAAGGCCACAAGTCTCTCTTTGTCCACGTTCCTCTCTTTTCTAAGATCGACAAAGAGACCCAGATGCAATTTGCTGCCTCCCTTCTGGAGGCCATTGCAGCTACATGCTGA